From Streptomyces mirabilis, a single genomic window includes:
- a CDS encoding MBL fold metallo-hydrolase yields the protein MGFADDHLIPLVDQGLGNSAYLVDLGDGRALAVDASRDLRALKAAAARRGLTVAFAADTHLHADFLSGAVQLAHDDGAEILASAAGRRAFGHRGLADGDEVDLGGLTLRALATPGHTDEHLSFLLHDGGRELGVFTGGSMIVNSAARTDLLGPGRTEELARAQYRSLKRLITLPDATAVWPTHGAGSFCSAVRGNERTSTIGGQKQTNPLLAAADEGAFVKQLVAGLGSYPDYFDRLGEANRRGPTVLNAAPLLPALDAGQVKALLADGAQIVDVRPAADYAASHIPGSLSIPLRGQFATWLGWLLPDTDPVVFVTGDGQDLADIVWQSYKIGYERLAGRLAGGIAAWLADSNPQTTTAFLTPDHAKGRPYVDIRQDAEFTAGHVPGALNIELGSLAAAAVDAPEGAVVACAHGERGMTAASVLERAGHTDIAVLDGGAIDYAQAHGQQLIQGTGDTTS from the coding sequence ATGGGCTTCGCCGACGACCACCTCATACCGCTGGTCGACCAGGGGCTGGGCAACAGTGCCTACCTCGTCGATCTCGGCGACGGCCGCGCGCTCGCGGTGGACGCCAGCCGCGACCTGCGGGCCCTGAAGGCAGCGGCCGCCCGGCGCGGTCTCACCGTCGCCTTCGCCGCCGACACCCACCTGCACGCCGACTTCCTCTCCGGCGCCGTCCAGCTCGCCCACGACGACGGAGCCGAAATCCTCGCCTCCGCCGCCGGGCGCCGGGCCTTCGGCCACCGGGGCCTCGCCGACGGCGACGAGGTCGATCTCGGCGGCCTGACCCTGCGGGCCCTGGCCACCCCCGGCCACACCGACGAGCACCTCTCCTTCCTCCTCCACGACGGCGGCCGGGAACTGGGGGTGTTCACCGGCGGCTCGATGATCGTGAACTCCGCCGCCCGCACCGACCTCCTCGGCCCTGGCCGCACCGAGGAACTCGCCCGCGCCCAGTACCGCTCGCTGAAGCGCCTGATCACCCTGCCCGACGCCACCGCCGTCTGGCCCACCCACGGCGCCGGCTCCTTCTGCTCCGCCGTACGCGGAAACGAGCGCACCTCCACCATCGGCGGCCAGAAGCAGACCAACCCCCTGCTCGCCGCCGCGGACGAGGGCGCCTTCGTCAAGCAGCTGGTGGCCGGCCTGGGCAGCTACCCCGACTACTTCGACCGCCTCGGCGAAGCCAACCGGCGCGGCCCCACCGTCCTGAATGCCGCCCCGCTGCTGCCCGCGCTCGACGCCGGCCAGGTCAAGGCGCTGCTCGCCGACGGCGCGCAGATCGTCGACGTCCGCCCGGCAGCCGACTACGCCGCCAGCCACATACCCGGCTCCCTCTCCATCCCGCTGCGCGGCCAGTTCGCGACCTGGCTCGGCTGGCTCCTGCCGGACACCGACCCGGTCGTCTTCGTCACCGGCGACGGCCAGGACCTCGCGGACATCGTGTGGCAGTCGTACAAGATCGGCTACGAGCGCCTGGCCGGACGGCTCGCGGGCGGCATAGCGGCCTGGCTCGCCGACAGCAACCCGCAGACCACCACCGCCTTCCTCACCCCCGACCACGCCAAGGGCCGCCCCTACGTCGATATCCGCCAGGACGCGGAGTTCACCGCCGGACACGTCCCCGGCGCCCTGAACATCGAACTCGGCTCCCTCGCCGCAGCCGCCGTCGACGCCCCCGAGGGCGCGGTCGTGGCCTGCGCCCACGGCGAGCGCGGCATGACCGCGGCCAGCGTCCTGGAACGTGCCGGCCACACCGACATCGCCGTCCTCGACGGCGGAGCCATCGACTACGCCCAGGCCCACGGCCAGCAGCTCATCCAGGGAACCGGGGACACCACCTCGTGA
- a CDS encoding ArsR/SmtB family transcription factor has protein sequence MRDATTSGAKAALYDAFAASGKALASGKRLELLDLLAQGERTVDALAKAAGLNLTTASAHLQTLKQAGFVATRREGVRIHYRLAGDDVAQLFALLRKVAEAHQAAVPAARDAYLGEDTTGEMSHEDLRARVASGDVVVLDVRPVEEYLAGHIPGALSIPVQELAERINELPEDTEIVVYCRGEYCVLAYDAVRLLTDRGRRAIRLNDGMLEWRLSELPVDASDLT, from the coding sequence ATGCGGGATGCCACCACAAGCGGCGCCAAGGCCGCCCTCTACGACGCCTTCGCGGCCAGCGGCAAGGCGCTGGCCAGCGGAAAGCGCCTGGAACTGCTGGACCTGCTCGCCCAGGGCGAGCGCACCGTCGACGCCCTCGCGAAGGCGGCCGGCCTCAACCTGACCACCGCCTCGGCACACCTGCAGACCCTCAAGCAGGCCGGATTCGTGGCGACTCGCCGCGAGGGGGTGCGCATCCACTACCGGCTCGCCGGCGACGACGTCGCCCAGTTGTTCGCGCTGCTGCGCAAGGTCGCCGAAGCGCACCAGGCCGCCGTGCCTGCCGCCCGCGACGCCTACCTCGGCGAGGACACCACCGGCGAGATGAGCCACGAGGACCTGCGCGCCCGCGTGGCGTCCGGCGATGTCGTGGTGCTGGATGTACGTCCCGTGGAGGAGTACCTCGCCGGACATATCCCCGGCGCCCTGTCCATCCCCGTCCAGGAGCTGGCCGAGCGGATCAACGAACTGCCTGAGGACACCGAGATCGTCGTCTACTGCCGCGGTGAGTACTGCGTCCTGGCCTACGACGCCGTACGGCTACTGACCGACCGTGGACGCCGCGCGATCCGTCTCAACGACGGCATGCTGGAGTGGCGCCTGTCGGAGCTGCCCGTCGACGCCTCGGACCTGACGTGA
- a CDS encoding cysteine desulfurase family protein produces MTPGGDLPPHPGLAGGPVYLDYNATTPVDPRVTAAMWPYLADFFGNPSSSHPYADAPRRALAEARAQVAGLIGAGPGEIVFTGSGSEADLLALRGAVLASGRPHPHVITQATEHPAVLETFRALERLHGARVTVLPVDGEGLVAPAALAAALAEDTVLVSVMAANNETGALQPIRDLAALAHERGALFHCDAAQAVGKMPLSVGDLGVDLLTVVGHKMYAPKGAAALYVRDGVRLEPVVYGGGQERGLRAGTENVALAVALGTAAQLAAGELADGAPARIAALRDDLHQRLTAALPGRVHLNGPEKNRLPNTLNVSIDGVLGHQLLAATPEIAASTGSACHSGTHTPSPVLTAMALDRDRALGALRLSLGRWTTAGDIETAAAALTQAAAAQ; encoded by the coding sequence GTGACCCCGGGTGGAGATCTCCCGCCGCATCCGGGACTGGCCGGGGGGCCGGTCTACCTGGACTACAACGCCACCACCCCGGTCGACCCGCGCGTCACCGCGGCGATGTGGCCGTACCTGGCGGACTTCTTCGGCAATCCCTCCAGCAGCCATCCCTACGCCGACGCCCCCCGCCGGGCGCTGGCGGAGGCCCGCGCTCAGGTTGCCGGTCTGATCGGCGCCGGGCCCGGCGAGATCGTGTTCACCGGCTCCGGGTCCGAGGCCGACCTGCTCGCCCTGCGCGGTGCGGTCCTCGCCTCGGGCCGACCCCACCCGCATGTGATCACCCAGGCCACCGAGCATCCCGCCGTCCTGGAGACCTTCCGTGCCCTTGAGCGGCTGCACGGTGCCCGGGTGACCGTGCTGCCCGTCGATGGGGAGGGGCTCGTCGCCCCGGCCGCGCTGGCCGCCGCGCTCGCCGAGGACACGGTGCTGGTGTCGGTGATGGCGGCGAACAACGAGACCGGGGCTCTCCAGCCGATCAGGGATCTCGCTGCCCTCGCCCACGAGCGCGGGGCGCTGTTCCACTGCGACGCCGCCCAGGCGGTGGGAAAGATGCCCCTCAGTGTCGGCGATCTGGGCGTGGACCTGCTGACGGTTGTGGGGCACAAGATGTACGCGCCGAAGGGCGCTGCCGCCCTGTACGTACGCGACGGGGTACGGCTGGAGCCGGTCGTCTACGGCGGCGGGCAAGAGCGCGGCCTGCGCGCGGGCACGGAGAACGTCGCCCTGGCCGTCGCGCTCGGCACCGCCGCGCAACTCGCGGCCGGCGAGCTCGCCGACGGCGCCCCGGCCCGCATCGCGGCCCTGCGCGACGACCTCCACCAACGGCTGACGGCCGCTCTGCCTGGCCGTGTGCACCTCAACGGCCCGGAGAAGAACCGCCTGCCGAACACCCTGAACGTCAGCATCGACGGTGTCCTCGGGCATCAGCTCCTCGCCGCCACCCCCGAGATCGCGGCCTCGACCGGGTCGGCCTGCCACAGCGGCACCCACACCCCTTCCCCCGTGCTCACCGCCATGGCCCTCGACCGGGACCGCGCGCTCGGCGCGCTGCGGCTGTCCCTGGGCCGCTGGACCACGGCCGGCGACATCGAGACGGCGGCAGCGGCCCTCACCCAGGCGGCTGCCGCGCAGTGA
- a CDS encoding trans-sulfuration enzyme family protein has product MTENTAHGLSTRSVHAGERRDAEGAIHTPLYNHSTFAFDTTADLLDVVEGRKSGNLYTRYGLNPTIRSTEAKLADLEGAEQALAFSSGMAAEAATFLAHCRTGDHIVCIGEVYGGTFELLGDNLPQVGITTTFLRADEVDRLPEVLTGRTRIVFFETPANPTLTVFDIAAISAQARAAGALTVVDNTFATPVNQNPLQHGADLVVHSATKYLGGHSDLTAGVLTGPAEHLAPVMGWRKNLGQVIAPETAFLLARSLRSLPVRVRAQNDTAQAVAVFLQTHPRVSRVHYPGLATGEQKRIVDAQMRGGGGMLSAVLDADADQTAAVVDRLRLFAIAPSLGGVESLVTQPITTTHHGLDPAERAKRGIADSMVRLSVGLEDADDLIADLAQALDTD; this is encoded by the coding sequence ATGACCGAGAACACCGCGCACGGACTGTCCACCCGCAGTGTCCACGCCGGCGAACGCCGCGACGCCGAAGGGGCCATCCACACCCCGCTCTACAACCACTCCACCTTCGCGTTCGACACCACCGCCGACCTCCTCGACGTCGTCGAAGGCCGCAAGTCCGGGAACCTCTACACCCGATACGGCCTCAACCCCACCATCCGCTCCACCGAGGCCAAGCTCGCCGACCTCGAAGGCGCCGAGCAGGCCCTGGCGTTCTCCTCCGGCATGGCCGCCGAAGCCGCGACGTTCCTCGCGCACTGCCGCACCGGCGACCACATCGTGTGTATCGGCGAGGTCTACGGCGGCACGTTCGAACTCCTCGGCGACAACCTGCCGCAGGTCGGTATCACCACCACGTTCCTGCGCGCCGACGAGGTCGACCGGCTGCCGGAGGTGCTGACCGGCCGGACCCGGATCGTGTTCTTCGAGACCCCGGCCAACCCCACCCTGACCGTCTTCGACATCGCCGCCATCTCCGCCCAGGCCCGCGCTGCAGGGGCGCTGACGGTGGTGGACAACACCTTCGCCACCCCCGTCAACCAGAACCCCCTTCAGCACGGCGCGGACCTGGTCGTGCACTCCGCGACCAAGTACCTCGGCGGGCACTCCGACCTGACCGCCGGCGTCCTGACCGGCCCCGCCGAACACCTCGCCCCCGTGATGGGCTGGCGCAAGAACCTCGGCCAGGTCATCGCCCCCGAGACCGCCTTCCTCCTCGCCCGCTCCCTCCGCTCCCTGCCTGTCCGGGTCCGCGCCCAGAACGACACCGCACAGGCGGTCGCCGTGTTCCTGCAGACGCACCCGCGCGTGTCCCGCGTCCACTACCCGGGGCTGGCCACCGGCGAGCAGAAGCGCATCGTGGACGCGCAGATGCGCGGCGGGGGCGGCATGCTCAGCGCCGTCCTGGACGCGGATGCCGATCAGACCGCCGCCGTGGTGGACCGGCTGCGGCTGTTCGCCATCGCGCCCAGTCTCGGCGGGGTCGAGTCCCTGGTCACCCAGCCCATCACCACCACCCACCACGGCCTGGACCCGGCCGAGCGCGCCAAGCGCGGCATCGCCGACAGCATGGTCCGCCTGTCCGTCGGCCTCGAAGACGCCGACGACCTGATCGCCGACCTCGCCCAGGCCCTCGACACCGACTGA
- a CDS encoding carboxymuconolactone decarboxylase family protein → MTGFPLHDEATAPAEALPHLAAARERMGFLTTLNAVMAESPQLLAGYTALAQQFAASSLTKPAQQVVLLTASVANACPHCVAAHSTLALRAGLTPDDVNALRDATTLKDPSLEAVRRLTQAVVDKRGWADEQDIVGFLAAGHTHRQILDIVLGVGMKTLSTYTNHLTHTPIDPAWHDQQWTPPATTTS, encoded by the coding sequence GTGACCGGCTTCCCCCTCCACGACGAGGCCACCGCACCCGCCGAGGCCCTCCCGCACCTCGCCGCGGCTCGCGAACGCATGGGTTTCCTCACCACCCTCAACGCGGTCATGGCCGAATCCCCGCAACTCCTGGCCGGCTACACCGCCCTGGCCCAGCAGTTCGCCGCTTCCTCCCTGACGAAGCCCGCGCAGCAGGTCGTCCTGCTCACCGCGAGCGTCGCCAACGCCTGCCCGCACTGCGTTGCCGCGCACTCCACCCTCGCCCTGCGCGCCGGTCTCACCCCGGACGACGTTAACGCCCTACGTGATGCCACCACGTTGAAGGACCCGTCACTGGAAGCCGTACGCCGCCTCACCCAGGCCGTCGTCGACAAGCGCGGCTGGGCCGACGAGCAGGACATCGTCGGCTTCCTCGCCGCCGGACACACCCACCGCCAGATCTTGGACATCGTCCTGGGCGTCGGGATGAAGACCCTGTCCACCTACACCAACCACCTCACCCACACGCCCATCGACCCGGCGTGGCACGACCAGCAGTGGACGCCGCCAGCGACCACAACCTCCTGA
- a CDS encoding MFS transporter — translation MTSTAPAVPASIPDAAQAQRRILRVLVASQVLSGAGLAAGVTVGALLAQDMLGSTSLAGLPSALFTAGSALAAITVGRISQARGRRPGLATGYLTGAIGSAGVIVSAVLDNPVLLFIALFVYGAGTATNLQARYAGADLAPAGHRARAVSTVLVATTFGGVAGPNLAAPAGTLAEHLGIPHLAGLFVISGAAYALAALVLTLWLRPDPLLLARTVAQAKEADAAANPASADATDTSEGRGGVVLGALVMILTQLVMVAIMTMTPVHMHDHGHSTAASGLVIGIHIGAMYLPSPLTGWLVDRYGHMKIAAASGITLLAAGLLAAGAPGDSVALLALALALLGLGWNFGLVSGTAIIADTVPLATRAKTQGLVDVSIALAGATGGITSGIMVAATSYPALALTGGALSLALLPAIAATAYRR, via the coding sequence ATGACCAGCACCGCACCCGCCGTCCCCGCCTCCATACCCGACGCCGCCCAAGCGCAGCGCCGCATCCTGCGTGTCCTGGTCGCCTCCCAGGTCCTCAGCGGCGCCGGGCTCGCCGCAGGCGTCACCGTCGGCGCCCTCCTCGCCCAGGACATGCTCGGCTCCACCAGCCTCGCCGGACTGCCCAGCGCCCTGTTCACCGCCGGATCCGCGCTCGCCGCCATCACCGTCGGCCGCATCTCCCAAGCCCGCGGCCGCCGCCCCGGCCTCGCCACCGGCTACCTCACCGGCGCCATCGGCTCGGCCGGCGTCATCGTCTCCGCCGTCCTGGACAACCCGGTCCTGCTGTTCATCGCCCTGTTCGTCTACGGCGCCGGCACCGCCACCAACCTCCAGGCCCGCTACGCCGGAGCGGACCTCGCCCCGGCCGGCCACCGCGCCCGCGCCGTCTCCACAGTCCTGGTCGCCACCACCTTCGGCGGCGTCGCCGGACCCAACCTCGCCGCCCCCGCCGGCACCCTCGCCGAACACCTCGGCATCCCCCACCTCGCCGGCCTCTTCGTCATATCCGGCGCCGCCTACGCGCTGGCCGCACTCGTCCTCACCCTCTGGCTGCGCCCCGACCCACTGCTCCTGGCTCGGACCGTCGCCCAGGCCAAGGAAGCCGACGCCGCAGCCAACCCGGCCTCCGCCGATGCCACCGACACCAGCGAGGGCCGCGGAGGCGTGGTCCTCGGCGCGCTGGTCATGATCCTCACCCAGCTCGTCATGGTCGCGATCATGACGATGACGCCGGTCCACATGCACGACCACGGCCACTCCACCGCCGCCTCCGGCCTCGTCATCGGCATCCACATCGGTGCCATGTACCTGCCCTCGCCCCTGACCGGCTGGCTCGTCGACCGCTACGGCCACATGAAGATCGCCGCCGCCTCCGGCATCACCCTCCTGGCCGCCGGCCTCCTCGCCGCCGGAGCCCCCGGCGACTCCGTCGCCCTCCTCGCACTCGCCCTCGCCCTGCTGGGACTGGGCTGGAACTTCGGCCTCGTGTCCGGCACCGCGATCATCGCCGACACCGTCCCGCTCGCCACCCGCGCCAAGACCCAAGGACTGGTCGACGTCTCCATCGCCCTCGCCGGCGCCACCGGCGGCATCACCTCGGGCATCATGGTCGCCGCCACCAGCTACCCCGCCCTCGCCCTCACCGGCGGAGCCCTCTCCCTCGCCCTCCTGCCCGCCATCGCCGCCACCGCCTACCGCCGATGA
- a CDS encoding sulfurtransferase TusA family protein, translating to MNPTNPETPASDITVDGTGLLCVTLLLRLRKEIDGAKPGTVVHVIATDPAAPLDLPAWCHMTGHHYLGPVPGDERPVYALRIAADARPTRASAPWHTDDRES from the coding sequence ATGAACCCCACGAACCCTGAAACCCCCGCGTCCGACATCACCGTCGACGGCACCGGCCTGCTCTGCGTCACCCTCCTGCTGCGCCTGCGTAAAGAGATCGACGGCGCCAAGCCGGGCACCGTCGTCCACGTCATCGCCACCGACCCAGCCGCACCACTCGACCTGCCCGCCTGGTGCCACATGACCGGCCACCACTACCTCGGCCCCGTCCCCGGCGATGAACGGCCTGTGTACGCCCTGCGGATCGCCGCCGATGCCCGTCCCACCCGAGCCAGCGCTCCCTGGCATACGGACGACCGCGAAAGTTGA
- a CDS encoding integrase: MTTALTIEADPYILPLPGLESPVVLDRWISAGNTHPNSRYSEDVWSMGPLTDNPGDSIHKINLKRCPASLRSEFRRLIWVLINGELRPTYVQERGFQNRGRDGVISMRDNILQWLKFARWLDRQGVSQLSDCTVEDWKAYAAVRTSGCTRDHALTVLRWLSDLWAFDQLSVSPCGITQPPWESEGIDDYLPAAKGEAGGENKTEPLDPTVIGPLLTWSIRLVEDFSDDILAAWAERRRLHARVKATPTTRGGLAAVKNYLQPLVDSGALLPATVSRKHGITLAHHYVAAVTGASWNQVHDFSTRRGLRALAARRPGPSPMQVPVMGRIEGRPWRAFMDYEETPILVRHLATAAAIVILYLTGMRSQEAQSLRSGCCPDPEPHEDGSMPRHLIRAHHYKNVRDSDGHHVSAGEERAVPWVAITPVVNAIRVLERIVPKGELLFSSTHHDVVSQRKHHGALKRASLGRRVENLVSWINQEATAQGLPAQMVPEDPHGNLGLSRLRRTLAWHIARRPGGLVALAIQYGHMRTALDARTSTGYGNRSRRGFHGELDVETALAAAQTAARLRDAAAAGEKISGPAARRALIGATSIPSFEGALTTPKAAAKFLARDGLVLFDNPDAFLICAFKRDTALCDPDPGATAPNQFACQLGCGNAVRTDSHAQAAREHSDRLDAKAALVPQPLGDRFRRTAGRFRALADAHDSAAQSAEEAIA, from the coding sequence GTGACGACAGCTCTGACCATCGAGGCCGATCCCTACATCCTTCCCCTCCCGGGGCTGGAGAGCCCGGTGGTCCTGGACCGGTGGATCAGCGCCGGCAACACCCACCCCAACTCCCGCTACAGCGAGGACGTCTGGTCGATGGGACCGCTGACCGACAATCCCGGGGACAGCATCCATAAGATCAATTTGAAGAGGTGCCCCGCCTCCCTGCGGAGCGAGTTCAGGCGCCTCATCTGGGTCCTGATCAACGGCGAGCTACGCCCCACCTACGTGCAGGAACGGGGCTTTCAGAACCGGGGACGCGACGGCGTGATCAGCATGCGCGACAACATCCTGCAGTGGTTGAAGTTCGCGCGCTGGCTCGACCGGCAAGGCGTGTCCCAGCTCAGCGACTGCACCGTGGAGGATTGGAAGGCGTACGCCGCCGTGCGCACCAGCGGCTGCACGCGCGATCATGCCCTGACGGTTCTGCGCTGGCTCTCGGACCTGTGGGCCTTCGACCAGTTGTCCGTCAGCCCCTGCGGTATTACGCAGCCGCCCTGGGAGAGCGAGGGCATCGACGACTACCTGCCGGCCGCGAAGGGGGAGGCGGGCGGGGAGAACAAAACGGAGCCACTGGACCCGACGGTGATCGGTCCCTTGCTGACGTGGTCGATCCGCCTGGTCGAGGACTTCTCCGACGACATCCTGGCCGCCTGGGCCGAGCGCCGCCGCCTGCACGCCCGTGTGAAGGCCACTCCGACCACCCGAGGGGGTCTGGCGGCCGTCAAGAACTATCTGCAGCCGCTGGTCGATTCCGGGGCTCTCCTGCCCGCCACCGTGAGTCGAAAGCACGGCATCACCCTGGCCCATCACTACGTTGCGGCGGTCACGGGAGCCAGCTGGAACCAGGTCCACGACTTCTCTACTCGGCGCGGGCTCCGTGCGCTCGCCGCCCGGCGGCCCGGCCCCAGCCCGATGCAGGTGCCGGTGATGGGCCGGATCGAGGGGCGGCCCTGGCGCGCGTTCATGGACTATGAGGAGACGCCGATCCTGGTGCGTCACCTGGCCACGGCCGCCGCCATCGTGATCTTGTATTTGACCGGGATGCGCTCCCAGGAGGCTCAATCGCTGCGGTCCGGCTGCTGCCCCGATCCGGAACCCCACGAGGACGGCTCCATGCCGCGGCATCTGATCCGAGCCCACCACTACAAGAACGTCCGCGACTCCGACGGCCACCACGTCTCCGCTGGTGAGGAGCGGGCCGTCCCCTGGGTCGCGATCACCCCGGTCGTCAACGCCATCCGGGTCCTGGAACGCATCGTCCCCAAGGGCGAGCTCCTGTTCAGCTCCACCCACCACGATGTCGTCTCCCAGCGCAAGCACCACGGTGCGCTGAAGCGCGCCAGCCTGGGCCGCCGCGTCGAGAATCTCGTGTCGTGGATCAACCAGGAGGCCACCGCCCAGGGCCTGCCCGCCCAGATGGTGCCGGAGGACCCGCACGGCAACCTTGGCTTGAGCCGTCTGCGCAGAACTTTGGCTTGGCATATCGCCCGCCGCCCCGGCGGTCTGGTCGCCCTCGCCATCCAGTACGGACACATGCGCACCGCCCTGGACGCCCGCACCTCCACCGGCTACGGCAACCGCAGTCGCCGGGGGTTCCACGGGGAGCTCGACGTCGAGACCGCTCTCGCCGCCGCGCAGACCGCAGCGCGGCTGCGCGACGCCGCGGCGGCCGGCGAGAAGATCTCCGGTCCCGCCGCTCGACGGGCTCTCATCGGAGCAACCTCGATCCCCAGCTTCGAGGGCGCCCTGACCACCCCGAAGGCCGCCGCCAAGTTCCTCGCGCGCGACGGCCTCGTACTCTTCGACAACCCGGACGCGTTCCTCATCTGCGCCTTCAAGCGCGACACCGCCCTGTGCGACCCGGATCCCGGGGCGACGGCGCCTAACCAGTTCGCCTGCCAGCTCGGCTGCGGCAACGCGGTCCGCACCGACAGTCACGCGCAGGCGGCACGCGAGCACTCTGATCGGCTGGATGCGAAGGCAGCCCTCGTGCCCCAGCCCTTGGGCGACCGGTTTCGCCGAACAGCAGGCCGCTTCCGTGCTCTCGCCGACGCCCACGACTCCGCCGCCCAGTCCGCCGAGGAGGCCATCGCATGA
- a CDS encoding HAD-IA family hydrolase, with the protein MTARPYDAVLCDIDGVLRHWPAADDIETSHGFPTGTLAKAAFAPSRLHPAITGEITDEQWRSAVAADLAEICGSTERAHAAVADWSDLVPLVDHEVASLLSQARTVATVALVSNATTRLERDLAQQGLDDLADTVVNTSRVGLIKPDPRVYLLAAERVGTPVHRCLFIDDTAANVTAAREVGMAALHYRQIEDLRSVLAPLLSTAPDAQHT; encoded by the coding sequence ATGACTGCTCGCCCCTACGACGCCGTGCTCTGTGACATCGACGGCGTGCTCCGACACTGGCCTGCTGCCGATGACATTGAAACCAGCCACGGGTTTCCCACAGGCACACTCGCGAAGGCGGCCTTCGCCCCGTCACGCCTGCACCCCGCAATCACCGGCGAGATCACCGACGAGCAGTGGCGCTCTGCAGTGGCCGCGGACCTCGCTGAAATCTGCGGATCGACCGAACGCGCCCATGCTGCGGTCGCCGACTGGTCCGATCTGGTGCCCCTCGTCGACCACGAGGTTGCGTCCCTCCTCTCCCAGGCCCGCACCGTCGCGACCGTCGCCCTGGTCTCCAACGCGACCACCCGGCTGGAGCGGGACCTTGCCCAGCAAGGACTCGACGACCTCGCCGACACCGTGGTGAACACCTCTCGCGTTGGCCTCATCAAGCCTGACCCCCGCGTCTACCTCCTGGCCGCCGAACGGGTTGGCACCCCGGTCCACCGCTGTCTGTTCATCGACGACACTGCCGCCAACGTCACAGCAGCCCGCGAAGTGGGGATGGCAGCCCTCCACTACCGACAGATTGAAGATCTCCGCAGTGTCCTGGCGCCCCTCCTCAGCACAGCACCAGACGCACAGCACACGTGA